In Magnetococcales bacterium, a genomic segment contains:
- a CDS encoding SGNH/GDSL hydrolase family protein has protein sequence MNTFQMPKKILYSSFLIVLTLIFLETVLRIYDMARNDIIPLELLTTLQVQGGGGGKVAHPFLLYTNGRNFSAHLPMMESGRKFYAATNADGFRTPNFYPKLPGVVRILLLGDSFMFGYNASQSETVAVRLEEMLRQEFGVGVEVFSLGVPSYATVQYAVLARIYFDYLTPDLVIVAVDQSDLNEDIQRETLWLRDADQAPIRVQDDYFKKASQDYVHIRFDADRNIHLDDNQQKNTSWQTRMRIGSSLYRHYFDLQRQIEALLPQLVSRPHPESMTTVSYDALVDKFGPDLRQVEFPVESGQTKKIRKLHADMLWFPREQSRDHYKKSLHNLRFVQKKAAGLGADLYLSVYPYPWFVSTREALLYQYMTYGTILDFRSNRVFPQIMQEYARELNLPLLDFYPVMADTIRQNPDKKYYGHGDPHFNGDGYLVYARFLFDSVRDAVARRVGK, from the coding sequence ATGAATACCTTTCAAATGCCGAAAAAGATTTTATATTCATCATTTTTGATTGTCTTGACACTCATATTTCTTGAAACCGTTCTGCGTATCTATGATATGGCCCGCAACGACATCATCCCGCTGGAGCTTTTGACAACCTTGCAGGTCCAGGGGGGGGGTGGCGGCAAGGTGGCCCATCCATTTCTTCTCTATACCAATGGGCGCAATTTTTCCGCCCATCTACCCATGATGGAGTCTGGCCGGAAATTTTATGCCGCCACCAATGCCGACGGCTTTCGCACCCCCAATTTTTATCCAAAATTGCCGGGGGTCGTGCGAATCCTGCTTCTGGGGGATTCATTCATGTTTGGCTATAACGCCAGCCAGAGCGAGACGGTGGCCGTGCGTCTCGAAGAGATGCTGCGGCAGGAGTTCGGGGTCGGTGTGGAGGTGTTTTCCCTGGGAGTCCCCTCCTACGCCACAGTACAATATGCGGTCCTGGCGAGAATTTATTTTGACTATCTGACCCCGGATCTGGTCATTGTCGCAGTGGATCAGAGTGACCTGAATGAGGACATTCAGCGGGAAACGTTGTGGCTCCGGGATGCCGACCAGGCCCCCATCCGGGTTCAGGATGATTATTTCAAGAAAGCCAGCCAGGATTATGTCCACATCCGCTTCGATGCCGACCGGAATATTCACCTGGATGACAACCAGCAAAAAAACACCTCCTGGCAAACCAGGATGCGCATCGGCAGTTCGTTGTACAGGCACTACTTTGACCTGCAACGCCAGATCGAGGCCCTTTTGCCCCAGCTTGTATCCAGACCCCACCCGGAAAGTATGACCACCGTCAGCTACGACGCTCTGGTGGACAAATTCGGGCCTGATTTGCGCCAGGTTGAATTTCCGGTCGAATCCGGCCAGACAAAAAAGATCAGAAAACTGCATGCGGATATGCTCTGGTTTCCCAGGGAACAATCCCGGGACCATTACAAAAAAAGTCTGCACAATCTGCGTTTTGTCCAAAAAAAGGCCGCCGGTCTCGGCGCTGACCTGTACCTGAGCGTGTATCCCTATCCCTGGTTTGTCTCCACCCGGGAGGCGTTGTTGTATCAATACATGACCTATGGCACGATCCTGGATTTCAGGAGCAACCGGGTATTTCCCCAGATCATGCAGGAGTATGCCCGGGAACTGAATCTGCCCCTGCTCGACTTTTATCCCGTCATGGCCGACACGATCCGACAAAACCCGGACAAAAAATATTACGGCCATGGCGATCCGCATTTCAATGGGGACGGCTATCTTGTTTATGCTCGTTTTTTGTTCGATTCTGTCCGGGATGCCGTCGCCCGGAGAGTGGGAAAATGA
- a CDS encoding BrnT family toxin: MKITCDPAKREWTLAKRGLDFLRATEIFSGEQYTRQDMREEYGESRFITIGILDNRMVVLVWTPRGNARHIISLRKANEREQTRYQSHLD, from the coding sequence ATGAAGATCACCTGTGACCCTGCCAAGAGGGAGTGGACTCTTGCCAAACGAGGACTTGATTTTCTTCGTGCTACGGAGATATTTTCCGGTGAGCAATACACCCGTCAGGATATGCGCGAGGAGTACGGAGAGTCTCGTTTCATCACAATTGGAATCCTCGACAACAGGATGGTCGTCCTGGTTTGGACACCGCGTGGAAATGCCCGACATATCATTTCCTTAAGGAAGGCCAATGAACGCGAACAAACCCGATATCAATCCCATTTGGACTGA
- a CDS encoding BrnA antitoxin family protein, giving the protein MNANKPDINPIWTDPDDAPELTDAWFEQADLYRGGQLVRRGRPAGGETKVSTSVPFDAEIIAAFRATGKGWQTRMNDALRDWLQSHSPT; this is encoded by the coding sequence ATGAACGCGAACAAACCCGATATCAATCCCATTTGGACTGATCCGGACGATGCCCCGGAACTTACGGATGCATGGTTTGAACAGGCCGATCTGTACAGGGGGGGGCAATTGGTTCGTCGTGGTCGGCCTGCCGGTGGTGAAACAAAGGTTTCCACCAGCGTGCCTTTCGATGCCGAAATCATTGCAGCCTTTCGTGCCACTGGTAAGGGATGGCAGACACGCATGAATGATGCCCTGCGCGATTGGTTGCAGTCGCATTCACCAACGTGA
- a CDS encoding DUF2442 domain-containing protein — translation MTAEMLKVVLADGREVAAPLAWFPRLLEATQEQREDWRFIGGGIGIHWEAVDEDISVDSLMMQKQ, via the coding sequence GTGACAGCGGAAATGCTCAAGGTGGTGCTGGCTGATGGCCGGGAAGTGGCGGCTCCCCTGGCATGGTTTCCACGATTGTTGGAAGCAACCCAAGAGCAACGGGAAGATTGGCGGTTTATCGGTGGCGGAATCGGCATCCATTGGGAAGCCGTGGATGAGGATATTTCTGTAGACAGCCTCATGATGCAAAAACAGTGA
- a CDS encoding toll/interleukin-1 receptor domain-containing protein, translating into MSDVKAYKFDAFLSYSHEDRDAVRTLASQPRQDDLRVWLDEQAIAPASPIRQSIVDGLAHSRVAILTLSQHSMSSEWAKMERDLVISRDPNNSKKRFIPLRLDDCAIPDDLNMYSIVDYRNKDISEYEKLLNFCSPDVPQHPTDDPTNNLVDLLPFINMTKENKELKAALLNMKIASKTGPLLCILAGDDDDEHRYFLSRFVNETYPLVINKADDTRYKYCEIDIGYSTINKQIFWKSIIKNGFEGYKNRYRKHIFNSLRKEDINVNNSESFCQSINNNPDCILFSCHFHLDNFKSDDEKSIQTWLNIWQEIANKLNKIVIIALCLHKKTQKNKSDLAQKIIDKICNGFSNSDPVILNPLSKISFDDVKFWLEHYVRPRINCSSTIYMERFFWKKMNDNKIPIRNFIYDPGLEFISFVSNKIEGEDENQSLLYRNNQ; encoded by the coding sequence ATGTCAGATGTGAAAGCATACAAATTTGACGCATTCTTGAGCTATAGCCATGAAGACAGGGATGCAGTAAGAACGCTTGCCAGCCAACCCAGGCAGGATGATTTACGGGTTTGGCTTGATGAGCAAGCAATCGCGCCGGCGAGTCCCATTCGACAAAGCATTGTGGATGGATTGGCGCATTCTCGGGTAGCCATATTGACCCTGTCGCAACATTCCATGAGTTCAGAATGGGCCAAAATGGAGCGTGACCTGGTCATTTCTCGTGATCCAAACAACAGCAAGAAACGGTTTATTCCTCTCAGACTGGATGACTGTGCAATTCCAGATGATTTGAACATGTATTCAATTGTTGATTATCGTAATAAAGATATATCAGAATACGAAAAACTCCTGAATTTCTGTAGCCCGGATGTGCCCCAGCATCCAACCGATGATCCAACAAACAATCTCGTCGATTTGCTGCCTTTCATTAATATGACTAAAGAAAACAAAGAGTTGAAGGCAGCCTTGTTGAATATGAAAATTGCAAGCAAGACAGGCCCGTTATTGTGTATTCTGGCAGGTGATGATGACGATGAACATCGTTATTTTCTTTCTCGGTTTGTCAACGAAACATATCCACTTGTCATCAATAAAGCCGATGACACCCGCTACAAATATTGCGAAATAGACATAGGATACTCGACAATTAACAAACAAATTTTTTGGAAGTCAATAATAAAAAACGGCTTTGAAGGTTATAAAAATCGTTATCGTAAACATATTTTTAATAGTTTAAGAAAAGAAGATATCAATGTCAACAATTCCGAATCGTTTTGTCAATCAATAAATAACAATCCAGATTGTATATTATTTTCCTGTCATTTTCACCTTGATAACTTCAAATCTGATGATGAAAAATCAATTCAGACCTGGTTGAATATTTGGCAAGAAATTGCAAATAAATTAAATAAAATTGTCATTATTGCTTTATGCCTTCACAAGAAAACTCAAAAAAATAAATCCGATCTTGCCCAAAAAATAATTGATAAAATATGCAATGGATTTTCCAATTCAGATCCAGTAATATTAAATCCATTATCAAAAATATCGTTCGATGATGTAAAATTTTGGTTAGAACATTACGTGCGCCCAAGAATAAATTGTTCATCGACTATTTATATGGAGCGTTTTTTCTGGAAGAAAATGAATGATAATAAAATACCAATAAGGAATTTTATTTACGATCCCGGCCTGGAATTCATCAGCTTTGTTTCAAATAAAATAGAGGGAGAAGATGAAAATCAATCCTTATTATACCGGAATAATCAGTAA
- a CDS encoding MoxR family ATPase: MKINPYYTGIISKPAQQKGQEKWRTLPFHDLKKAEDPEGYVANDRLIQAVNVALILGRPLLLTGEPGVGKSSLAAHVAAELGLDLIKYRVTSQTTGTDLFYKFDYLGEFRDAQSRRSVTEPEMVAKSEMIVPATTDGTSPSSDNPPAMDQQRMRFIQFQALGKAILLANEWETVQDLWQLGRDEFKGPARTLVLIDEIDKAPRDVPNDILNDLEEMKFYIPQLSDKENKGNQGREVSAPKELRPIVILTSNSEKNLPDAFLRRCVYFDIRLEKEKLPEIVANRIKDGISKDCPLLKDCLELFSLLRQDGSGIRKKPSTAELLNWLHWLRSTGLAANDSLKKQKEANLLGGLSCLVKSREDWQLGEQILTKWLGQS, from the coding sequence ATGAAAATCAATCCTTATTATACCGGAATAATCAGTAAGCCTGCGCAGCAAAAGGGGCAGGAAAAGTGGCGAACTCTACCTTTCCACGATCTAAAAAAGGCAGAAGATCCAGAAGGGTACGTTGCGAATGATCGACTGATTCAGGCGGTCAATGTCGCTTTGATACTGGGCCGTCCCTTGTTGCTGACCGGAGAACCCGGTGTGGGAAAAAGTTCGTTGGCTGCCCATGTGGCCGCAGAGCTTGGCCTGGATCTCATCAAATACAGGGTCACATCCCAGACCACGGGGACCGATCTTTTTTACAAGTTTGACTATTTGGGAGAGTTTCGCGATGCCCAGAGTCGGCGGTCAGTGACCGAACCGGAGATGGTTGCCAAGTCCGAGATGATTGTCCCGGCCACAACGGACGGCACATCACCCTCAAGTGACAATCCCCCAGCCATGGATCAGCAACGGATGCGTTTCATCCAGTTCCAGGCCCTTGGAAAGGCCATCCTGCTGGCCAATGAATGGGAAACGGTCCAGGACCTTTGGCAATTGGGTCGGGATGAATTTAAAGGACCTGCCCGGACTCTGGTCCTGATCGATGAAATTGACAAAGCCCCCAGGGATGTTCCGAACGATATTCTCAACGATCTTGAGGAGATGAAATTTTATATTCCACAATTATCCGACAAGGAGAACAAGGGAAATCAGGGACGGGAAGTCTCCGCCCCCAAGGAGTTACGTCCCATTGTCATTCTGACCAGCAATTCGGAAAAAAATCTTCCGGATGCCTTTTTGCGCCGATGTGTCTATTTTGATATTCGTCTGGAAAAAGAGAAATTACCGGAGATTGTTGCCAATCGCATCAAAGATGGTATCAGCAAGGATTGTCCGCTTTTAAAGGATTGTCTGGAACTGTTTTCCCTGCTGCGCCAGGATGGTTCCGGAATCCGAAAAAAACCCAGTACGGCGGAACTGTTGAACTGGTTGCACTGGTTGCGCTCAACCGGATTGGCGGCGAATGACTCTTTGAAAAAGCAAAAAGAGGCCAACTTGCTTGGCGGGCTGAGTTGTCTGGTCAAAAGCCGCGAAGATTGGCAACTTGGCGAACAAATCCTGACAAAATGGTTGGGTCAATCCTGA
- a CDS encoding formylglycine-generating enzyme family protein, with amino-acid sequence MAALTVQQIPGEMLPEEKCATALDHGVLMAFLLSLRTSEFPITPGQLIDVHHLLLGWYARFPLPSADELAGLIAPLLCSSPGQQDVFHAKFLQWHQSQAKPSLAEPPRVAETRPHEPAQAQAPATAKTRNKKIILILLGILLLILAFLGWQYYPEIKKFISKSVNYNQDVLLKNKADFPNPSPAPDTVPNKSKQTRVIQLTSDWHEHPWRWVLVFLPLLGPLLCPIWIRIRQAVLVRKYTLHNPETRNVDLTLGKQDSLVGNWLDQTIFFLRRHDSATTTLLDVPRTAENFIKKSVDFIPIFCQKATKAEYLILVETRSEDDLLKELASQLYKKMCQEELHVQLYGFSGNPRYLQALGGDAVGENKELHDLVGSHGRCRLLLISDGRTLFLPGSTRLFSWCRLFDTWAFRAILTPNPRKIWGRFEQQLHESGFLVAPATSRGMVWLANMLARDGFIDQENNKFQENIESDTAGPYPHLLHLFPGRFESHLTPNPDEIRSLIRQLRIYLGPKNMAWLGSLAVFPLLKPTLTWWLGQQLQDQNKQSLAGESGFLQLARLPWFRKGSMPDWLRLALLETLLPHLEQETRNQLQSILLGRRESQKTPDLTLNVAPPASQWQDIFQGLLRRQPEESILREQIFLDFMLGRPMPRLGVAVSRSFSEVLRANKTYFSFCSTVILVSFALGMGLWWGYGLWQDHSLKNKQLISMEFVSIPAGCFQMGSPDSEKDRDTDEGPVHQVCLDGFEMGKHEVTQEQWKAVMGNNPSNFSSCGDECPVENVSWNDAQKFIQKLNARGVGKFRLPTEAEWEYAARAGTSTPFWFGDTIHTNQANYNGDYVYGKGKKGIYREKTMPVGSFPANGFGLHDMHGNVWEWVEDWYCEKFYETNEAREWNPLCKNNASGNRVLRGGSWNNNPGNLHAASRNWNWPDDRFGIIGFRVVHSVSPQD; translated from the coding sequence ATGGCCGCTCTCACCGTCCAGCAGATTCCGGGGGAAATGCTTCCGGAAGAAAAATGTGCAACCGCCCTGGATCACGGGGTGTTGATGGCCTTTCTGCTCTCTTTGCGGACCTCGGAATTTCCCATCACGCCGGGCCAATTGATCGATGTGCATCATCTCTTGCTGGGGTGGTATGCCCGGTTTCCCCTGCCATCGGCGGATGAACTGGCTGGGTTGATTGCCCCCCTGCTCTGCTCTTCGCCCGGGCAGCAGGATGTTTTTCATGCAAAATTTCTGCAATGGCATCAAAGTCAGGCCAAACCTTCATTGGCAGAACCGCCACGGGTTGCTGAAACCAGGCCACATGAACCTGCACAAGCCCAAGCACCGGCAACAGCAAAGACACGAAACAAAAAGATCATTTTGATTCTGTTGGGGATCCTGCTGCTGATCCTGGCCTTTTTGGGTTGGCAATATTATCCAGAGATTAAAAAATTTATTTCAAAATCAGTAAATTACAACCAGGACGTCCTGCTGAAGAACAAGGCCGATTTCCCCAACCCATCCCCTGCTCCTGATACCGTCCCGAACAAATCAAAACAAACCCGTGTCATTCAATTGACGAGTGACTGGCACGAGCATCCTTGGCGATGGGTTTTGGTCTTCCTGCCACTGCTCGGCCCCTTGCTGTGCCCAATCTGGATACGTATTCGTCAGGCTGTTCTGGTCAGAAAATATACGCTGCATAACCCGGAGACCCGGAATGTTGACCTGACCCTGGGCAAACAAGATTCATTGGTGGGAAACTGGTTGGACCAGACAATTTTTTTCCTGCGTCGCCATGACAGCGCAACCACCACCCTGCTGGACGTTCCCCGCACGGCAGAAAATTTTATCAAAAAATCGGTTGATTTTATTCCAATTTTTTGTCAGAAAGCCACAAAGGCCGAATATTTGATCCTGGTGGAAACCCGTTCCGAAGATGATCTTCTGAAGGAGTTGGCAAGCCAACTCTACAAAAAAATGTGCCAGGAGGAGCTTCACGTTCAATTGTATGGTTTTTCGGGAAACCCTCGTTATCTACAAGCCCTGGGCGGTGATGCTGTCGGAGAAAACAAAGAGTTGCACGATCTGGTTGGCAGCCATGGCAGGTGCCGATTGTTGTTGATCAGTGATGGCCGCACGCTGTTTCTTCCTGGCAGCACGCGGCTTTTTTCCTGGTGTCGTTTGTTTGATACCTGGGCTTTCCGGGCCATCCTCACCCCCAATCCACGCAAAATCTGGGGCAGGTTTGAGCAGCAACTGCACGAATCCGGATTTTTGGTCGCACCTGCCACCTCCAGGGGCATGGTATGGTTGGCCAACATGTTGGCCCGGGATGGTTTTATCGATCAGGAAAATAATAAGTTTCAAGAAAACATTGAATCCGATACTGCCGGTCCCTATCCCCACCTGCTGCATCTGTTCCCTGGCCGTTTCGAATCGCACCTGACCCCCAATCCCGATGAAATTCGCTCATTGATCAGACAATTGCGAATTTATCTGGGGCCAAAGAACATGGCCTGGTTGGGAAGCCTGGCCGTGTTTCCCCTCTTGAAACCCACTTTGACCTGGTGGCTGGGTCAACAATTGCAGGATCAAAACAAACAGTCCCTGGCTGGAGAATCCGGTTTCCTGCAACTGGCCCGACTTCCCTGGTTTCGCAAAGGTTCCATGCCGGATTGGTTGCGCCTGGCGCTTCTTGAAACCCTTCTCCCTCACCTGGAACAAGAGACCAGGAATCAATTGCAATCCATCCTCCTGGGCAGACGCGAGTCGCAAAAAACACCTGATCTCACCCTGAATGTGGCTCCACCAGCCTCTCAATGGCAGGATATTTTTCAGGGTCTGCTCCGTCGGCAACCAGAGGAGAGTATTTTGCGGGAGCAAATATTTCTCGACTTCATGCTGGGTCGCCCCATGCCTCGCCTGGGTGTGGCGGTCTCTCGTTCTTTCAGCGAGGTGTTGCGGGCCAATAAAACGTACTTTTCTTTTTGCTCGACTGTCATCCTTGTCTCTTTTGCCCTTGGCATGGGACTTTGGTGGGGCTACGGACTTTGGCAGGACCACTCATTAAAAAATAAACAATTGATCAGCATGGAGTTTGTGTCCATTCCTGCCGGGTGTTTCCAGATGGGGTCGCCGGATTCGGAAAAAGATCGTGATACCGATGAAGGCCCGGTGCATCAGGTCTGTCTGGATGGATTTGAGATGGGTAAGCATGAGGTCACTCAGGAACAATGGAAGGCAGTGATGGGTAACAATCCATCGAATTTTTCGTCCTGTGGAGATGAATGCCCTGTCGAGAATGTGTCCTGGAATGATGCTCAAAAATTTATTCAAAAATTGAATGCGCGTGGAGTCGGGAAATTTCGCTTGCCAACAGAGGCCGAATGGGAGTATGCAGCACGGGCCGGCACATCAACCCCATTCTGGTTTGGCGATACGATCCATACAAACCAGGCAAATTATAATGGGGATTATGTTTACGGCAAGGGCAAGAAAGGAATATATCGAGAAAAGACAATGCCAGTTGGGTCATTTCCTGCCAATGGATTTGGCTTGCATGACATGCATGGAAATGTTTGGGAGTGGGTGGAAGATTGGTATTGTGAAAAATTTTATGAAACGAATGAGGCGCGAGAGTGGAACCCATTATGCAAGAATAATGCCAGCGGCAATCGCGTTCTTCGCGGCGGCTCCTGGAACAACAATCCCGGGAACCTGCATGCTGCCAGTCGCAACTGGAACTGGCCGGATGATCGGTTCGGCATTATTGGCTTCCGTGTGGTCCATTCCGTCTCTCCCCAGGACTGA
- a CDS encoding BrnT family toxin, whose product MKITYDPAKRNKTLTDRGIDFLDAVEVFGSRTIDSPDDRHHYGEVRIVTVGRLRGRMVVVVWTPRGDVRHIISMRKANEREQSRFGQRLGKD is encoded by the coding sequence TTGAAGATCACCTACGACCCTGCCAAACGGAACAAGACCTTGACCGACCGTGGAATTGACTTCCTTGACGCTGTTGAAGTATTCGGCAGTCGCACCATTGATTCTCCTGATGATCGACATCATTATGGTGAAGTGCGCATTGTCACAGTGGGTCGGTTGCGCGGACGCATGGTGGTTGTGGTTTGGACTCCCCGTGGCGACGTTCGCCACATTATTTCGATGAGGAAAGCCAATGAGCGGGAACAATCGCGTTTTGGGCAGCGACTTGGCAAAGATTGA
- a CDS encoding BrnA antitoxin family protein: MSGNNRVLGSDLAKIDAHVITREEYEEIPELSDDFFERADEYVAGKLVRRGRPTGSGTKVSTTVRFDADVIAAFRATGKGWQTRMNAALRDWLQSHSPA, translated from the coding sequence ATGAGCGGGAACAATCGCGTTTTGGGCAGCGACTTGGCAAAGATTGACGCCCACGTCATCACCCGCGAAGAGTATGAAGAAATACCGGAACTCTCGGATGATTTCTTCGAGCGGGCGGACGAATACGTTGCTGGCAAACTGGTTCGCCGTGGTCGCCCCACTGGCAGCGGCACGAAAGTCTCCACCACCGTGCGTTTCGATGCCGATGTCATTGCGGCCTTTCGTGCCACCGGCAAGGGTTGGCAGACACGAATGAATGCCGCCCTGCGGGATTGGTTACAGTCGCATTCACCAGCTTGA
- the mutL gene encoding DNA mismatch repair endonuclease MutL, translated as MNPLDRREIKILPTTLANQIAAGEVVERPASVVKELLENSLDAGATRIEVRIEQGGRKLIQVTDNGCGMTTEQARLSLERHATSKISSVEDLFQIRTLGFRGEAIPSIGSVSHMDLESRVPEESDGVAILIRGGQIEETRRTVLPPGTRVTVRNLFFNTPARLKFLRSDRTEATHVTDLVLRLALGHPEVGLHLMIDGKSSVEIRAGSDEQPTRIRLATVFGKDFPDNCLEFAGGNDFLRLFGWLGLPSQNRANASGIHLFVNGRWVRDRSIQHAAREAYGDTLPRDRHPVLALFLDVPPDAVDVNVHPTKQEVRFHQGNFIYTTVRRNLADALASLNRHTGIAPGSGQHRINPSPDTPILTGQTQGDILQAGQLPGPPPQVGLLLGQPFRADQPPNERIIATLPAAVSRPVYWEETGKIPARQAGQETQPPVMIPARDPAEFLSSTGLSSTGLSLEGLSPADDPAEPRHPHTSTQPQPTMGESLGIPLAQIHGTYILAQTPDGIVLVDQHAAHERIVYETLKKSYATATTKRQILLIPDVLELSPADAGRLRDMLPELARMGVIVEPFGEHAFLVRELPTMLATTESGKLILDIIHDLDRFGSSTAVERRHEAILTSMACHGSVRANRRLNRDEMDALLRQIEATPLAGQCGHGRPTYIKMSLNELAKLFGRH; from the coding sequence TTGAATCCCTTGGATCGCCGTGAAATCAAAATATTGCCCACCACCCTGGCCAATCAGATTGCCGCCGGAGAGGTGGTGGAACGTCCGGCATCCGTCGTCAAGGAGCTGCTGGAAAACAGCCTGGATGCCGGGGCAACCCGGATCGAGGTGCGCATCGAACAGGGCGGACGCAAACTGATCCAGGTGACGGATAACGGTTGCGGCATGACCACCGAACAGGCCCGCCTCTCCCTGGAGCGCCATGCCACCTCCAAAATCAGCAGCGTGGAGGATCTCTTCCAGATCCGCACCCTGGGATTTCGCGGCGAAGCCATCCCGTCCATCGGGTCGGTCTCCCATATGGACCTGGAGAGCCGAGTGCCGGAAGAGAGCGATGGCGTGGCCATTCTGATCCGAGGCGGCCAAATCGAAGAAACCCGCCGCACGGTGCTGCCACCCGGAACCCGGGTCACGGTCCGCAATCTGTTTTTCAATACCCCGGCCCGGTTGAAATTTCTCCGCTCGGATCGTACCGAAGCCACACATGTCACAGACCTGGTGTTGCGACTCGCCCTGGGTCACCCGGAGGTCGGGTTGCACCTCATGATCGATGGCAAATCCAGCGTCGAAATTCGTGCCGGCAGCGATGAACAGCCGACCCGTATCCGCTTGGCAACCGTATTTGGCAAGGATTTTCCGGACAATTGCCTGGAATTTGCGGGGGGCAACGATTTTCTGCGCCTGTTTGGCTGGCTGGGATTGCCGTCCCAGAACCGGGCCAATGCCTCGGGGATTCACCTGTTCGTCAATGGTCGCTGGGTGCGTGACCGGTCAATCCAGCATGCAGCCCGGGAGGCCTATGGCGATACCCTGCCCAGGGATCGACATCCGGTTTTGGCGCTGTTTTTGGACGTGCCCCCGGATGCCGTCGATGTCAACGTCCACCCGACCAAGCAGGAAGTCCGCTTCCATCAAGGCAATTTTATTTATACAACCGTGCGCCGCAATCTGGCGGATGCCCTGGCCTCCCTGAACAGACACACCGGAATTGCGCCGGGATCCGGACAGCACCGGATCAACCCATCCCCGGACACACCCATTCTGACAGGCCAAACCCAGGGCGACATCCTTCAGGCCGGCCAACTCCCGGGTCCCCCCCCGCAGGTTGGCCTACTCCTGGGACAACCCTTTCGGGCTGACCAGCCCCCCAACGAACGCATTATCGCCACCCTGCCGGCTGCCGTCAGTCGCCCGGTCTACTGGGAGGAGACCGGAAAGATTCCAGCCCGGCAGGCAGGCCAGGAGACCCAACCCCCAGTCATGATCCCGGCCCGGGATCCGGCAGAATTCCTGTCATCCACCGGCCTGTCATCTACCGGCCTGTCACTCGAAGGCCTGTCACCCGCCGACGATCCGGCAGAACCCCGCCACCCCCATACCAGCACGCAACCCCAACCAACAATGGGTGAGTCATTGGGTATACCCCTGGCCCAGATTCACGGCACGTATATCCTGGCCCAGACTCCTGACGGCATTGTTCTGGTGGATCAACATGCGGCCCATGAACGGATCGTCTACGAAACCCTGAAAAAATCCTACGCCACGGCAACCACCAAACGACAGATTCTGCTCATACCCGATGTGCTGGAGCTGTCCCCAGCCGATGCCGGGCGTCTGCGCGACATGCTGCCGGAGTTGGCCCGGATGGGCGTGATTGTGGAACCTTTTGGCGAACATGCCTTTCTGGTCCGGGAACTGCCGACCATGCTGGCCACCACCGAGTCCGGCAAACTGATCCTGGACATCATCCACGATCTGGACCGTTTTGGCAGCAGCACAGCCGTGGAACGACGGCATGAAGCCATCCTGACCTCCATGGCCTGTCATGGTTCCGTGCGGGCCAACCGGCGACTCAACAGGGATGAAATGGATGCCCTGCTCAGGCAGATCGAAGCGACCCCGCTTGCCGGCCAGTGCGGCCACGGGCGTCCGACCTACATCAAAATGTCCCTCAACGAACTGGCCAAGCTGTTCGGAAGACACTGA
- a CDS encoding glycine zipper family protein gives MKRFFTAFVALSLLAAGPVGCSTAYKATPVSFRAPDSYPNHQRVFNTVIGSEPFFNPDIAKEKFGFDIIGAGMLPVQVVFDNQGENAIHIVDAQTFLVGIGGAMWPILDGKFVQERSQKYTKTKEMFEKGAYGSFLGMAAGALAGAAIGIVSNKNVLESAGKGAAAGIALGGLAGGVEGAVNQEGIDRIQDDMAQKSLQHRAIQPGMISYGMLFFPAEATQAYQLRLQIEETKTKTKKTITLNF, from the coding sequence ATGAAAAGATTTTTTACGGCTTTTGTGGCACTCTCCCTGCTGGCCGCCGGGCCGGTGGGGTGTTCGACGGCGTACAAGGCAACCCCCGTCTCTTTCCGCGCTCCCGATTCGTACCCCAATCACCAGCGGGTATTCAATACCGTCATCGGCTCTGAGCCTTTCTTCAATCCGGATATTGCCAAGGAAAAATTCGGATTTGACATCATCGGGGCAGGCATGTTGCCGGTGCAGGTCGTTTTCGACAATCAAGGCGAAAATGCCATCCATATCGTGGATGCGCAGACCTTTCTGGTGGGAATTGGAGGTGCCATGTGGCCCATCCTGGATGGCAAGTTTGTCCAGGAACGTTCCCAGAAATATACCAAAACCAAGGAAATGTTTGAAAAAGGTGCCTACGGCAGTTTTCTGGGCATGGCTGCCGGTGCCCTGGCCGGTGCCGCCATCGGTATCGTCAGCAACAAGAATGTGCTGGAATCGGCTGGCAAGGGAGCGGCTGCCGGTATCGCCCTGGGTGGACTGGCTGGCGGCGTCGAAGGTGCCGTCAACCAGGAGGGAATCGACCGCATCCAGGATGACATGGCACAAAAGTCGTTGCAGCATCGGGCCATTCAACCAGGCATGATCAGTTATGGCATGTTGTTCTTCCCGGCAGAGGCCACCCAGGCCTATCAGCTGCGTCTGCAAATCGAAGAGACGAAAACCAAAACCAAAAAAACCATCACCCTGAATTTTTAG